From the Helianthus annuus cultivar XRQ/B chromosome 17, HanXRQr2.0-SUNRISE, whole genome shotgun sequence genome, the window ttcaaccaccccacttagaaaaaaattattttttaaccacttattcacttaattacTTAACCCATTAAAGTTCAatctacaatctatttttattaacccaagcccaagcccaagcccaacccaaagaaatttgaactaaataaaataacccaaacccatccacTTATTCCAATTCCAAATCCCGACCCCAAAAAAATTCCCAGCGACTTGACGCCATTCTCACGACCGGACGACTTTTTTGCCGGAAAAACCAAAATTCTGGCTGGACCGACTCATATTACGCCAGAATTCCGatatagaactagtatggtttctttatgtaattttttatgtgatgattagaagaaaatatagatgtgtaagggtttgatctttttatattttttgatttttttgttgttctaaacttgtagttaaatgattttgttgttttatttatagctttgtttgtttaattattaGTTACAAATAATCAACATTTAATACTAGAGCTtgaatgtttgaaaataaaattgaaaattatgaactatggttgaacatgattattttgtttaagtttttagtgttgttttatgaacttatggagcaAATTATCTGTGATAGGAACAATGAGTAAGAATGTAATGAACTTATGGCGTGTTTAGTATCTTTAGATGATGTTTTAGAtatatttcaaaaaatgaaaacctgtAGGGCGCaattttaaatacgtttgtaatgacgtttgatgtgtttttgatgattttataaattttagtttgacgttcttttgtcttacatgatccGACCCAACCCGGCCCgctatgaaccgattttttttaTACAGCTAGAAGTCTAAGATCGTtgaaaatattccgcacccccaggaaaaaaatcctagatccgccactgctgACAATGTTTGTGTTTCTCGCCGCATCGCACGGGTACTCTTTTAGTTTTattactccctccgtcccattaaaagtgtcatattttgaattttcaaagtctttatttgtaaactttgaccttaaataattttgtttgtgttagataatacttgatgaaagttatatgatttgagtgtgttttacaagtgtttttatcgggttaattttcatcaagttttatataacacaaaaatatataattaaagtcaaagtttataaataaagactttgattTAAAATAAGACACATTTAGTGGGACGGAGGTAGTAATACACTTTATGGAGATAAATACGCACTACATTTTATGGttttaaatataactttgtaATCATTTGTACAATTTGAGTGGAGAATGTTTTTATTTATGATTTCCATTCGGTGAAAATGGTTGGGGGTACGTTTTAACTTACAAGTTATATATAAGTTGGTACATTTGTGATTTTTTCTACATTGAATGTACGTATCACTTTAATGTATCATTCATTTCAATCTCTCTTCTTCCAACTGTTTGATACAATTAATGTCTAGCTGGAcctaaaaagattttttttttgggAGAGGTGGCCATATACATCATCACCATTACTCATGAAGCATGGCTCTTGAAGCTGTAACACGAATATATTGACCCTGTTACTTACAGGAAGTTGTAACTAGGTATTAGATGGTGGTATgttaaataaaaacatatttataGCTTTGTTCATCTAGGAGACCCTAACAATATCCCAAAAAGGTTTATCATGTTGTGGTTGCTAGCTAACTGTCCAAAGAGGCAAACAATAAAGGTTAAGATTTGATTCGTGGTCACATAACATATAACATGCACTCCACACAGCTTGGCAAAGCACCATGGACGTACCCAACAGTCTAACACAATCCTGGCCTGATAGGTTAAGATACCGTGGGTAAGGTGACCCGAAACACCGGGTTCTTTACCATATCTCTTCAAGTCCCCCAATTCAATCGGCTTTGGATTTTATCAAAGAGGGTGGTAGGTAGACTCATAAAATTTTGGTTTGTGAAATTACAGCAACCGAATGGTTTGCCGATATCCTTTTCGAGATTTAGGAAATATTATGATGTATTTGATAATTGTGTACGGTTATGTCAATTCTATTACgttgaaaatttttcaaaaagtttgtCAAAACAAGTTATTGAAATAACAGCAAGCTGTAACCATCTCCATCATGCACCAAGAAATGAAGGTATTAATGAACATCATTTAGTCAGTAGGTCATGTAGATGTCCCATTTACTTATTTACATGCTAGCTAAGTATATAATGCAGTTGAGAGAACAATCAATGAAAAATATAATTCAGCccatctatctatctatctagcTAGCTagcttttcttttttttattttctctaTCTTTAACTTTCATTCAAATGTGGGTCCTTACTGTCATGTGATCTTGTTCAATTTAGCCAAACTGTCATAAGCTCCCATTATAGTATATATACAACGTAGTAGTAACTGGTTCAAGTACCAAGTGTATATCAAGTGTGTGTCTTGTGTTTTTCACAATTCTTAATGCGGGTTTATTCGGTCTGTCGGCATGAAACCCTTTTGGGGTTCTTGCTGATTTTGTTATTTTCAGGCAGTTTGTGTTTTGGTGATGACAAAGTTGTTGAGGTTGTAGGGATTGGAGAATGTGGTGATTGTAAGGAGAGTAATATTAAGAGCAGCCATGCTTTATCAGGTAACAATGCAGTTAGATTGTCTATTTCTGCTGTATATGATAGTTTACTAATTTGAAGTCAAGTTTAACACTTGAATTTATTACATTAAAATGACTACGTATATCCGCATAACCATGTCCTGTCTCGTGTTTATAAGGTTGTTATCATGGTTCTTTACTTAAACATATagagaaaattaccaaaatagacAAGTTAAGCTAAAAAGTTATTAAAATAAgcattgtttttgtagtttttaCCAAAATAGACAAATGCGCTGGCTAAGGCAGTTAAACTTTAACCACACGTGGTCTCTTTTTATTGGCTTTAAAAAATGTCGGCCAAGACTGAAATTTAGCCAACACTTTTCTTTAAGGCTAATTTAGCTCACACTTTTTTAGATGGTGGCTAAAAGGGTAGGCTAAATTTAGCCCAAGGCGTATTATTATCTTGACTGATTTTTCGTGAACCCCATGGTACTTTTCAAGGTTTTTTTATGCTGGCTAAAATTCAACCCACCATTTACCATCTTAGCCGCCAATGCTTATCTCCTTATTGGTTATGTCTATTTTTACAAAAGCTAAAGTTAAAAGCacaatgtttgtttttttttttttgcatcaacTTGTCTATTTTTGCCATTGTCcctaaatttatatatttattgtaCGCATCTCATACTTAATTTTTCTGAACAAGTTAATGGAAATATTTGAGGTAATTTGTTCAGGGCTTAAAGTAACCATCGACTGCAAGCTTGCAAACGGGAAGTTGAAAACAAGAGGTGTTGGGGAACTTAATGGTGAAGGAAATTTCAACATTCCTTTACCACAAGAGCTCATAAAAGATGGAAAACTGTCAGAAGAATGTTACGTACAACTTCACAATGCAGCCAATAAACCATGTGCACTTCATGATGCTACTTTAGATGCCATCAAAATTGTCTCTCTGTCAAAATCAGATCAAAAGCACACATTTGGACCAACAGGAAAACTTAAGTTTTCATCTGCTGTTTGTACTTCTGCATTTTTGTGGCCTTTTTTTAAGTACCCTCCCTTGCCGAAACTGCCGCATTGGCCGAAAAAACACCCGTTTTTCGGCCACCATTTTCCGCTACCACCACTTCCACCAAaagtttatccttcatttccttTTCCACCGAAAATACCATTTAAGAAATCGTTTCCACCTCCCGTTTATGATCCACCAGTTGTCCAACCTCCTCCGGTTCCGGTGTATAAACCGACACCTAAACCTCCTGTTGTCGAGCCTCCTCCAACCCCGGTCTATAAGCCAGAACCAAAGCCACCGGTTCCTGTTTACAAGCCAAAACCTGAGCCACCAGTCGTCAAGCCAGAGCCACCTGTTTACAAGCCAGAGCCAAAGCCATGTCCACCTGTTTACAAGCCAAAACCCGAGCCACCAGTCGTCAAGCCAGAGCCACCTGTTCACAAGCCAAAACCTGAGCCACCAGTCGTCAAGCCAGAGCCACCTGTTTACAAGCCAAAACCTGAGCCACCAGTTGTCAAGCCAGAGCCAAAGCCAAAGCCATGTCCACCTGTTTACAAGCCAAAACCCGAGCCACCTGTTTACAAGCCACACCCAAAGCCACCAGTTGTCAAACCAGAGCCACCTGTTTACAAGCCACACCCAAAGCCACCAGTTGTCAAACCCGAGCCACCTGTTTACAAGCCACACCCAAAGCCACCAGTTGTCAAACCAGAGCCACCTGTTTACAAGCCACACCCAAAGCCACCAGTTGTCAAGCCAGATCCAAAGCCGCCAGTCGTTAAGCCACCAAAATGTGACCCCAAGAAAAAACCACCAGTTTTTAAACCGGCCCCAGTCCCAGATTACAAGCCAAAACCAAAGCCGCCTGTTTTCAAGCCGGCTCCTGTCCCAACTTACAAACCACCTCCAGTTCCAGTTTACAAGCCAGAGCCACCGGTTTACAAACCACCTCCGGTTCCAACATACAAGCCAACACCAAAGCCGCCATTGCCACCGCTAGTACCTGTTCCACCATTTTATAAAAAACCATGCCCACCTCTTCCAAAGCTTCCTCCTTTCCCCACCCTTCCTCCAAAACAGTTACCTCCATTCCCCACCATTCCTCCTAAGCATTTCCATCATCACAAGGATCTACCTCCACTGCCTCCTAAGTTCTCTCACCCTtaagttttatatattttatacgtATTGCATGCTATATCAAGAAACTGATTGCATGACTGAAGAgaacatgcatgcatgcatgctaAGAGATTAGGGATTTAATTGTTCTATGAATGTTTATCATGGTGGATGTAGTGAAAGGAGTTTGTGTGTTTCTAAGTTTGATTTCTATATTATATTTGTATCCGTTAAGTTTGATTTCTATATTTTATTTGTATCGATTGATTTGTTTCAGCAATGGCGTTTTTAGTTGAAACAAGTTATGGTTGTCAGCTAAATGTGTACGTTACTTAGTTATTGTGTATTGTTGACATTTTGGTTGAATGTGGCCCGCCCGCTTATGGTGCAATTCTTCGTCTTTATTGTATCGGTGCAAAGTATAGAAAAATCACATCTTAGCAGCAATATATTCATATATAATTATCATCTTCAATGTTGTTGCAAATTACAGGTGAGTGAGTTAGTCAATTAACTATTGACTAGGTGTTGATTATTTTTGTGTTGACCAAAGTGTATCCTAATTTGCATCAAACAAGTGTGAAATGCATGCTTGTTTGAA encodes:
- the LOC110867664 gene encoding proline-rich protein 4 isoform X5, encoding MRVYSVCRHETLLGFLLILLFSGSLCFGDDKVVEVVGIGECGDCKESNIKSSHALSGLKVTIDCKLANGKLKTRGVGELNGEGNFNIPLPQELIKDGKLSEECYVQLHNAANKPCALHDATLDAIKIVSLSKSDQKHTFGPTGKLKFSSAVCTSAFLWPFFKYPPLPKLPHWPKKHPFFGHHFPLPPLPPKVYPSFPFPPKIPFKKSFPPPVYDPPVVQPPPVPVYKPTPKPPVVEPPPTPVYKPEPKPPVPVYKPKPEPPVVKPEPPVYKPEPKPKPCPPVYKPKPEPPVYKPHPKPPVVKPEPPVYKPHPKPPVVKPEPPVYKPHPKPPVVKPEPPVYKPHPKPPVVKPDPKPPVVKPPKCDPKKKPPVFKPAPVPDYKPKPKPPVFKPAPVPTYKPPPVPVYKPEPPVYKPPPVPTYKPTPKPPLPPLVPVPPFYKKPCPPLPKLPPFPTLPPKQLPPFPTIPPKHFHHHKDLPPLPPKFSHP
- the LOC110867664 gene encoding repetitive proline-rich cell wall protein 2 isoform X3 gives rise to the protein MRVYSVCRHETLLGFLLILLFSGSLCFGDDKVVEVVGIGECGDCKESNIKSSHALSGLKVTIDCKLANGKLKTRGVGELNGEGNFNIPLPQELIKDGKLSEECYVQLHNAANKPCALHDATLDAIKIVSLSKSDQKHTFGPTGKLKFSSAVCTSAFLWPFFKYPPLPKLPHWPKKHPFFGHHFPLPPLPPKVYPSFPFPPKIPFKKSFPPPVYDPPVVQPPPVPVYKPTPKPPVVEPPPTPVYKPEPKPPVPVYKPKPEPPVVKPEPPVYKPEPKPCPPVYKPKPEPPVVKPEPPVHKPKPEPPVVKPEPPVYKPKPEPPVVKPEPKPKPCPPVYKPKPEPPVYKPHPKPPVVKPEPPVYKPHPKPPVVKPDPKPPVVKPPKCDPKKKPPVFKPAPVPDYKPKPKPPVFKPAPVPTYKPPPVPVYKPEPPVYKPPPVPTYKPTPKPPLPPLVPVPPFYKKPCPPLPKLPPFPTLPPKQLPPFPTIPPKHFHHHKDLPPLPPKFSHP
- the LOC110867664 gene encoding repetitive proline-rich cell wall protein 2 isoform X2, translated to MRVYSVCRHETLLGFLLILLFSGSLCFGDDKVVEVVGIGECGDCKESNIKSSHALSGLKVTIDCKLANGKLKTRGVGELNGEGNFNIPLPQELIKDGKLSEECYVQLHNAANKPCALHDATLDAIKIVSLSKSDQKHTFGPTGKLKFSSAVCTSAFLWPFFKYPPLPKLPHWPKKHPFFGHHFPLPPLPPKVYPSFPFPPKIPFKKSFPPPVYDPPVVQPPPVPVYKPTPKPPVVEPPPTPVYKPEPKPPVPVYKPKPEPPVVKPEPPVYKPEPKPCPPVYKPKPEPPVVKPEPPVHKPKPEPPVVKPKPKPCPPVYKPKPEPPVYKPHPKPPVVKPEPPVYKPHPKPPVVKPEPPVYKPHPKPPVVKPEPPVYKPHPKPPVVKPDPKPPVVKPPKCDPKKKPPVFKPAPVPDYKPKPKPPVFKPAPVPTYKPPPVPVYKPEPPVYKPPPVPTYKPTPKPPLPPLVPVPPFYKKPCPPLPKLPPFPTLPPKQLPPFPTIPPKHFHHHKDLPPLPPKFSHP
- the LOC110867664 gene encoding repetitive proline-rich cell wall protein 2 isoform X1, giving the protein MRVYSVCRHETLLGFLLILLFSGSLCFGDDKVVEVVGIGECGDCKESNIKSSHALSGLKVTIDCKLANGKLKTRGVGELNGEGNFNIPLPQELIKDGKLSEECYVQLHNAANKPCALHDATLDAIKIVSLSKSDQKHTFGPTGKLKFSSAVCTSAFLWPFFKYPPLPKLPHWPKKHPFFGHHFPLPPLPPKVYPSFPFPPKIPFKKSFPPPVYDPPVVQPPPVPVYKPTPKPPVVEPPPTPVYKPEPKPPVPVYKPKPEPPVVKPEPPVYKPEPKPCPPVYKPKPEPPVVKPEPPVHKPKPEPPVVKPEPPVYKPKPEPPVVKPEPKPKPCPPVYKPKPEPPVYKPHPKPPVVKPEPPVYKPHPKPPVVKPEPPVYKPHPKPPVVKPEPPVYKPHPKPPVVKPDPKPPVVKPPKCDPKKKPPVFKPAPVPDYKPKPKPPVFKPAPVPTYKPPPVPVYKPEPPVYKPPPVPTYKPTPKPPLPPLVPVPPFYKKPCPPLPKLPPFPTLPPKQLPPFPTIPPKHFHHHKDLPPLPPKFSHP
- the LOC110867664 gene encoding proline-rich protein 4 isoform X4 — its product is MRVYSVCRHETLLGFLLILLFSGSLCFGDDKVVEVVGIGECGDCKESNIKSSHALSGLKVTIDCKLANGKLKTRGVGELNGEGNFNIPLPQELIKDGKLSEECYVQLHNAANKPCALHDATLDAIKIVSLSKSDQKHTFGPTGKLKFSSAVCTSAFLWPFFKYPPLPKLPHWPKKHPFFGHHFPLPPLPPKVYPSFPFPPKIPFKKSFPPPVYDPPVVQPPPVPVYKPTPKPPVVEPPPTPVYKPEPKPPVPVYKPKPEPPVVKPEPPVYKPEPKPKPCPPVYKPKPEPPVYKPHPKPPVVKPEPPVYKPHPKPPVVKPEPPVYKPHPKPPVVKPEPPVYKPHPKPPVVKPDPKPPVVKPPKCDPKKKPPVFKPAPVPDYKPKPKPPVFKPAPVPTYKPPPVPVYKPEPPVYKPPPVPTYKPTPKPPLPPLVPVPPFYKKPCPPLPKLPPFPTLPPKQLPPFPTIPPKHFHHHKDLPPLPPKFSHP